A window of the Haloarcula rubripromontorii genome harbors these coding sequences:
- a CDS encoding NADP-dependent malic enzyme: protein MGLDEDALEYHRSKPPGKIEIATTKPTNTQRDLSLAYSPGVAAPCNEIDEDPERAFEYTAKGNLVGVVSDGSAVLGLGDIGPEAGKPVMEGKGVLFKRFADIDVFDVELDTDNAEAMIQTVAAMEPTFGGINLEDIAAPECFEVERRLSEKLDIPVFHDDQHGTAIISGAALVNAADIAGKELDELEVVFSGAGASAIASAKFYVSLGVSKDNITMCDSSGIITEERATHEELNRFKQEFARDIPEGDLADAMNGADVFVGLSVGGIVDQEMVQSMASDPIIFAMANPDPEIDYESAKSARDDTVIMATGRSDYPNQVNNVLGFPFIFRGALDVRATEINEEMKVAAARALADLAKQDVPDEVVKAYGDQPLQFGPDYIIPKPLDPRVLFEVTPAVAEAAIESGAARTEIDTEAYVEELEARLGKSREMMRVVLNKAKSDPQRVVLAEGHDEKMIRAAYQLVEQGIAEPILIGDADRIESTRRKFGLEFDPVVVDPETADVADYADRLYELRQRKGITRREADELIRDGNYLGSVMVEMGDADAMLTGLTHHYPSALRPPLQVIGTADDADYAAGVYMLTFKNRVIFCADTTVNQDPDADVLEEVTRHTGELARRFNVEPRAAMLSYSNFGSVDNLGTKKIRRAVSRLQDDDRVDFPVDGEMQADTAVVEDILQDTYEFSELDDPANVLVFPNLEAGNIGYKLLQRLGGAEAIGPMLVGMDKPVHVLQRGDEVKDIVNLAGVAVVDAQQE, encoded by the coding sequence ATGGGACTTGACGAGGACGCACTGGAGTACCACCGGAGCAAGCCGCCGGGGAAGATAGAGATTGCGACAACAAAGCCGACGAACACGCAGCGTGACCTCTCGCTGGCGTACTCGCCCGGCGTGGCCGCACCGTGTAACGAGATAGACGAAGACCCCGAGCGGGCCTTCGAGTACACCGCGAAAGGGAACCTCGTGGGCGTCGTCTCCGACGGCTCGGCGGTGCTCGGCCTCGGCGACATCGGCCCGGAAGCCGGGAAGCCGGTCATGGAAGGCAAGGGCGTGCTGTTCAAGCGCTTCGCCGACATCGACGTGTTCGACGTGGAACTGGACACGGACAACGCCGAGGCGATGATACAGACGGTGGCGGCGATGGAACCGACCTTCGGCGGCATCAACCTCGAAGACATTGCCGCCCCGGAGTGTTTCGAGGTCGAGCGCCGGCTCAGCGAGAAACTCGACATCCCGGTGTTCCACGATGACCAACACGGGACCGCGATCATCTCCGGCGCGGCGCTCGTCAACGCGGCCGACATCGCCGGGAAGGAACTGGACGAACTGGAGGTCGTCTTCTCCGGGGCCGGAGCATCCGCGATTGCGTCCGCGAAATTCTACGTCTCGCTGGGCGTCTCGAAGGACAACATCACAATGTGTGACTCCTCGGGTATCATCACCGAGGAGCGCGCGACGCACGAGGAACTCAACAGATTCAAACAGGAGTTCGCCCGGGACATCCCGGAGGGCGACCTCGCCGACGCGATGAACGGGGCCGACGTGTTCGTCGGGCTCTCCGTCGGCGGCATCGTTGATCAGGAGATGGTGCAGTCGATGGCCAGCGACCCCATCATCTTCGCGATGGCGAACCCTGATCCAGAAATCGACTACGAGTCTGCCAAGTCCGCCCGCGACGACACGGTCATCATGGCGACCGGTCGTTCAGACTACCCGAATCAGGTCAATAACGTCCTCGGGTTCCCGTTCATCTTCCGTGGCGCGCTCGACGTGCGGGCGACCGAAATCAACGAGGAGATGAAGGTGGCAGCGGCCCGAGCGCTGGCCGACCTCGCCAAGCAGGACGTGCCCGATGAGGTCGTCAAGGCCTACGGCGACCAGCCCCTGCAGTTCGGCCCGGACTACATCATTCCGAAACCACTGGACCCGCGAGTCCTGTTCGAGGTGACGCCCGCAGTCGCCGAGGCCGCCATCGAGAGTGGCGCGGCACGGACGGAAATCGATACGGAGGCCTACGTCGAGGAACTCGAAGCCCGGCTTGGCAAGTCCCGCGAGATGATGCGCGTCGTGCTCAACAAGGCCAAGAGCGACCCCCAGCGAGTCGTGCTTGCCGAGGGCCACGACGAGAAGATGATCCGCGCAGCCTATCAGCTGGTCGAACAGGGTATCGCCGAGCCGATACTCATTGGCGACGCCGACCGCATCGAGTCCACGCGCCGGAAGTTCGGGCTTGAGTTCGACCCCGTCGTCGTCGACCCCGAAACAGCCGACGTGGCCGACTACGCCGACCGGCTGTACGAACTCCGCCAGCGGAAAGGTATCACGCGACGCGAGGCCGACGAACTCATTCGGGACGGGAACTACCTCGGCAGCGTCATGGTCGAGATGGGCGACGCCGACGCGATGCTGACCGGCCTGACCCACCACTACCCGTCGGCCCTGCGCCCGCCGCTGCAGGTCATCGGCACGGCCGACGACGCCGACTACGCGGCCGGCGTGTACATGCTGACGTTCAAGAACCGCGTTATCTTCTGTGCCGACACCACGGTCAATCAGGACCCCGACGCGGACGTGCTGGAGGAGGTCACCCGCCACACCGGAGAACTGGCCCGCCGGTTCAACGTCGAACCGCGGGCGGCGATGCTGTCGTACTCCAACTTCGGCAGCGTCGACAACCTCGGGACGAAGAAGATCCGCCGAGCGGTATCCCGCCTGCAGGACGACGACCGCGTCGACTTCCCGGTCGACGGGGAGATGCAGGCCGACACCGCCGTCGTCGAGGACATCCTGCAAGACACCTACGAGTTCTCCGAACTCGACGACCCCGCGAACGTCCTCGTCTTCCCCAACCTCGAAGCCGGAAACATCGGTTACAAGCTCCTCCAGCGGCTGGGCGGGGCTGAGGCCATCGGGCCGATGCTCGTCGGCATGGACAAGCCGGTCCACGTCCTCCAGCGCGGCGACGAGGTCAAGGACATCGTGAACCTCGCCGGCGTCGCCGTCGTCGACGCCCAACAGGAGTAA